The Branchiostoma lanceolatum isolate klBraLanc5 chromosome 5, klBraLanc5.hap2, whole genome shotgun sequence region TATAtaaacagtgtacaaaatagcaAGTTGAGTTTTAAAGACATTTTGGGTACAACTAGAGGGACGTACTGTCGCCTGTGGTGGAATTAATTGGTTGTAATTTCGCCGCCTGAATAATTGTCCTAATAATGAATAATTGAAGGGACACACCCATGCAAGGTGTCCACAAAACACATAACGGAGAAACCATCATCAAAACGACGTGTCAGACATCAGCCGCAGCCTCGTCTAAAGTTTTCCATTTAGACGAGATGGAATCCTACGGCAGTCAAGATGGAGAACGGGCGGGACAAGAAATCTTCTCAGAGGAACGCCAGTCTTTCCTGAAAGGAAACAGTCCACTACAGAGGCGATTCCTTTGCTCAGTGAAAGGTGGCGACCATGAAGAGGTGGGCGAGATGTTAAGCAGAAATCGTCATGATGTGTCCTTCATCATTGACTGCCTGGACACTTGCGGACGTTCTGCTGTAGAACTGGCGACGATCCGGGGTGACCAGGAGATGGTGGAGACATTACTGAGACACGGGGCGGACCTGGGAGACTCGTTACTGTACGCCGTGGATATGGAGAAGGAAGACGTCATAACAACCCTGCTGAATCATACTTGGCCAGAAGGTAGCGGAAACATTACTAAGAAGGTAACTGCAAATTTACTACTACTCTTAACAGCATATCTAAAATGTGCCCTATGATATTATTTTGTAACGCAAGGTAAGAAAGTGCAAATAGTTTACACTATTTATTAGTTAATGACTATCTGATTTGGCTTGGTTGGCCTATATCATTATGGTTTTGTACATTTGCCATGGTTTTCCTATATTGTAAAGTACAAATTAAACATTCCCTTGGACTTACTGACTGGGTGGGAAAGTATTTTATAATGAATGTTCTTAGTGGATGGCAAGTACGCAAGCATCAAAAATGTTGCAAGGGAACCACCGACATTTTTTTAGCTGGACGTATTTTCCCACGTCCTCACTGCACTTGGACAAAAGGTGGTCTCGATCTGCCCTAATGTGAAGTCCTGGCGATAAATACAGGCTTCGGGGTGGGGGCCGACCACTTTTACCAAACGATCCTGCAGCTGTAGTTACAGCTAATGACAAATCTTATGACATTTTTGAGTTCATTATGAATAGTGTTTCATTGCCTTATATGATCTACTCAGAGTCCACTATTGGTGAGTTTTTCACACCCAAGTTGATTTGACTCCATAGGCATTATCATTGTGACCCCTAGTGGTCTGGTGATAAACTTACTAACGTAATTAATAACAGGCTGCCTCGAAAGGTTGGCGGAATTAGTCACGCACTCACAAAACTGTCTGGGACTATGTGCCCTAACCCGTCGAACCACCAGCCATAGGTCAATTTGGAAACATCCAATCTGGCGGTACCAGTCTAGTGCATTTTTGCAAAATACGTACCTTGCAGGGCACGCCAAAAGAATCCCTGTATCCTCCGCACGTCACACCAGTCCTCCTAGCGGCGCATCGTAACAACTACAGCATCCTCCAACTCCTGCTGGAGCGACAGTTCCCTCTCCCCAGCATTGGTGACATCAGCGGTTCAACCGACCACAGAGTCATGCTTGACTACTACCGCGCCGTCACCAGCCCTTCTTACATTCTCCTCACCAGTCAAGATCCCTTCCAAACCGCCTTCAAGGTCAAGGAGGAACTGAACAGCATCGTCTCTTACCTTGAGACTGGAAGAGGAGATTTTCAAGAACTCTCTGTCCAGCTTGAGAAGTTTACTGCGGAGCTGATAAATTTCACCAGGTCTCCTGACGAGGTCATGACCGTCTTGAATGCTGGCGACAAGATAGAAGACATCCGAGGATTGCGCATGCGTCAACTTCAGAGGGCCATTACGGTAGGAAATAAGAAGGTATGTACAATGATATCCTGCATGTAACTGCAATTTTGACTATATTGTTGTGAAAATTTAGCTAAAGGTGTTAATTATGATTATCATTTCTGGGCACGTTGTGGGACCAGTACAAGATCCCAACATGATGCGCACAGTGTAGTTAAGAAAGAAGCCACCGCGGCTGACCTGATTTACATCTAAACTCACTGTTATTATTTCCCTAGTTTGTTGCTCACGATAAGTGCCAGGAGTTGTTGATCTTGCAGTTCTACCGGCGTCATCATTTCATCTTAAACAGCTCCCCATTGAAGAAGATTCTTATCATTTGGGTATGATGGCTTTTTAATGAATTCAAGTGGTACCTTGCTGATTTATCATGTATTTTAAAATACCTCTTCGGACACTTCAAATTGCTCGCCATTGAGATGTGCACCCGTGAAGTTAACTTCCAGTATTTGAGTTTCAGGGCTTTTGGGTCTGATGAATTTGTACAtttgtcaagaaggttatgttgaTGGTAgcctttgtatgtatgtattgcatgtTTACTCCGTGAAggagttcagtgacctctgaGTATTGTGGTCACTCTTGTCCGTACGCTCGCAGCCATAACTCACAACCCTTTTGCTGCAGTCGTATGTAGTTTTGCATGGAGTTTTCATCAGGCTTTGGATTTTGTTTTGTCCGCCAGCCAAATGATTGGTTGTCGGGCAAAATTGCTGCTCTTGCTGCTACCATTATCTCACGGTAAACTTTCAAATTGCCTCCTGTTGAGATGCTACACTGGTTGATTTCCCACTGACCTTGTAGTACTTTCTGCATCACCACAGCTGTTGTTAGCCTTAACTCCGGTGATGGCGATTCTGTACCTGGTCATCCCAAAGACTGGACTAGGACAGAGCATGGCCTCGCCCGTTGTTAAGTACAGCATGAAGGCCTGGTCGTGGGGCGTGTTCCTGGGCTTATTGACATCACTTAACGGCGACGTGGAATCCGACGGGGAGTATCTTTTGATGGGGCTTTACTGGTGCTGGGTGCTCGGTAAGAAACCAGCTTTAACAAAGTATAAAATGTAGTCAGATTTGATACCCGTGTATCAATGAAAGGTGTGGCCACGCTGTATGAAATATATGTGAAACTGCTACTCTCTTCACAGTGTTGGGTACCACGCTATCCTTCCCAAGAATTCACGTTTTTCCAGTGTACAATTGGGTTTTCTATCTCTTGATATTTCCCTAAAATTCTGTTTCCTTACAGGTATGGCCTGggagaagatgaaggaggtTTGGACTGTTTCAGTGGACGCCTGGAACAAGTGGGACCTGCTGCTTCTCCTGTGTCACGTGACAGCTACAGGTTGCTTTGCAGGCGGCCTTGTCGCCATCTCAAGGGTAGGTAATGAAATGAACATTTTGCTTTTGCAGAATTAAAGCTGATGAGGTAATTGTGGAGATCCTTTGGTTAGGTTGATATCTTTGTGGGTACCACGCAACAGAAAAGGAATGCTCAATTTCCCCTCCTCGATCTTACTTTTTCcgtataaggatcccagccttGCAGCCAGTTCAGACGAGTGGAACCCGTTCTTCATCGGCGGTGATCTATTAGCGATAGCGGTCATCCTCAGCTTCGCCCGGTACATGAGCATGTTGATGTTCTCCGAAACAATTGGTCCACTCCTGCTGTCCATGAACAAGATGGTTATGGACATCTTCAAGTTCATCATCgtgtttttcatcatcatcgttggcTTTGGCACTGCTTTACAGCGCCTGTCTACTTCACCAAGACCGGATTCGGGTACGTAAAAGCTAAtgtctattttgtgtctggaaaTGTTTAAGATGTATCTTATACACTACGGCTACACCTAATAGACACTCAGCGCTGGAGAATTGAATGTCAGTTGATGGTCTAGGCGTACATAGGTACATTGAGGGTTGAGGAATTGTCATTGGAGGATGTGGATGTGCTTTTCTATAAGAATAAAATGGAAGTAAAAGATCGCATTGAAACAGAGAAACAAAATATTGCTTTAAAGTTTATGGTTGGGTCACGAAGAACACCTCCCGCTATGAAAATGTCGAAACACATATGGCAAATTTTATGGATAAAGCAAGGAGGTCCTTGGGTAAAGCaatgttacatgtgtatatcacTCCATAGATAAATGAACAAATGCATTTGCCATTATATCTAATAACAGTTTTTGCACTTTCAGAATGTCTTCTGAAATATGATCAAGCTGTCCAAGACCAAAGCCAAGCCAACAACACCAACTTCAATTTTACCGTCAATGACTTTTGTGATTATGGAAAATTCGCACAGTATGTCTGATTTTCTTGATAACACATTACCTTGTTTCTTTGTAGTGCTGATATTTCTATTGATTGTTCAAATGTCATATTTGTAGCAAGCGCTCCCTTAACTCTATAGCTACTGATACCTTCTTAACGATAGATAAAATGTTTAGAATACAAGTCCCAAGTAACATGTACTACTTATGTGTTCCCTCCAGTCTACATCATTCCATATTCTACCTGTTTGGGACGCTGTACGGAAAGTTTGCGTTCACCGATCTCGACGTGACAGCACCAAACGCAGTCCAGTTTCCTGTAGTGTCCACCTGGCTGAGCAGAATCCTATTTATCGTCTACATCACAACCTCCATCATCATCCTGCTGAACATGCTCATCGCCATGATGAGTGACTCCTTCTCTAGTGTCTCCGTAAGTGGGAAATCCTTAGCCTTCTTTGCAGACCTTTTTGAGCGCCGGGGTTGATTTTTGGGGGGCGGaacgctgattcgcgattttcaacagaGGATAATGTTCTCTAATCCCGGCGGAAACAGTTTCTCCACGCCAAGAACTGTCTACACCGGCAGTAGAGAACATAatcccatgttgaaaatcgcgaacgCCACCCCCCCCCACTCCAATCAACGCCGGTGCTCCAAGCTATGAAAGAGGCTAGGAAATCATGACCTCATCTTTTTAAAATTATGGACATTGTCAGCATGTTGCTCTGAAACAGACAAGCGAAACATTAGAAACATGGAGCTGTATGATATGAGTCATGTTTAGAAACTAAACTGATATTTCAACGCAGTTCTTCGTCATCATTAATGTACTGTCGTAGCACAACATATAACTGACAAAAATGACAGGAGTagaacaaagtttgaaaatgataaaaatgtttaTGCTAATTCTATTTTCGTTCTTCTGCAGTCCGACGCTGAGGTGGAGTGGCGCTTCGCCCGTTCCCGTGAGATGTTGAAGTTCATCCCCAAAGGCCGCACGCTGCCGCCTCCCTTCAATCTCATCCCCAGTCCCAAGTCGGCCTGGTTCTTCCTGAAATGGATCGTCTTGATCTGCTGCGGTCGAAACGCTAGCGCCCAAACGGTAACCATTTTAGAAATTGGATATTGCATTTGAATTGAttttcacaaacagacacactgaaatacacacacacacactgacacgtATATACCTACACATCTACACACTCACTTACACACATACCTACACACTGaaatacatacacatatcaCACACGCTGATatagacacgcacacacacactgatacacatacacatacacacaatcatatgctGCATGTATAATTCATAATGTTGTTTCTCTTAGGAAAACGAAATTGGCTTGAAGCAGGCGATGGAGAAGTATAAGGTAATTACCTTTATTCATGTTGTATTTCTGATACATTCCCAGCTATCatccttttttgtgtttttaaaaaaaatcttgactATGTTTCAACCAGTAGCTGCGACTAACACATATCAACTTCTTGCCGTTTGGTGATCTaatgatacagtacatgtagtttgtcgTATAACTTACGGTACATTTTTCGTAAATACAGGTGACCATCGACAGGCTCCGCACACGTTACCTGCTGGCGTACAGTCTTCATCGGGATCAAACCGTGGCGAACTAGTGTTGCACACCTGTTCGGGCATTTGTAGATCCTGGTGTTCTTATAAAacgttttattttcaaacatagGAATATGTGGAAGCATAGATAGATTATACAATGTCCATCATTGTATGTCGTGCATATTACCATATTATGCTCCTATGTGCTTTCATAAAAACGTTTGTTTCTTATTTAACATAAGAATATTTGAAAGCGTAGACATAGCAATGTGGTTTATTATATGTCGTGTACATGACCACTTATGTGTTTTACAAAAACGTTTGCAtcttatgataatgatatttgaaattCATAGATTTAGCAATGTACTCGTTGCATGTCACGTACATTACCATTTTGTGTCCATGTGTTTTTATAGAAACACTTTTTTCTTATCAGAGTGATGTTTGAAAGCATAGATTTTGCAATATGCATAACTGATTATCATGTAATTATGTATATTATACTCGTACATTCACAGTCACAAGAATCTAGGCAGAATAAAAGATGTTGACGAATTCAGACGAACTACCTGACGGTTGATATTAGATAGAATAAGCACTTCTGACTTAACGTTGAAGGTAAAGTGTGTTTTGAATGTAACATGACATCGCTTGCAGCCTTCAGGCAGACAGAACAATGGCATGGCAGTACAATGGTATGACAGCACTCGACTAAACGTTTCGAGAGAACGTGAGAGCGTCACCGAAATACTGTAATGCTTGGTATCATAGGATAGCCGACATATGGAAGGACCATGTAAAATGCTATAAGACATCGTCAAGACAAAGGTAAAACGAGCCTTtaaacacaacaagaaaatggCTCTTTCTTGACATCATGGTCCTATTCTGGATCTTCAAAGTTCTTGGTGATTCGTTCTGTAATGGGGACATCGGAGGCCGCCGACACGGAGGCGTTGGACGTCGCGGACACGGGCCGGGTCCCTCCCTCCGTGATCTTCCAGGCGAACAGCGTGCCCCACACCATCAGGACCAGCATGCCGGTGATCTGCAAGCCGGGCAGCAGTAGCCACATGTTAACAGATGATTTCTTCGGCTCCCCGGCCTTTTGTTTGGCGGGGAGAGACTCCTGTTCAGTTGGTGTTCCCGCGTTCTGTCTGGCGGCCAGCCCGGCGGTGACGTACGCGTCCACGCTTCCGGTGGTGCCGACACTCATACCCGGTGTGGTGACCTCTGTCGAGAGACTGTTGTCTGTACTTTCTTCGCCATCTTTACGAACTTTCGCCTCTGAAAACAAGCCAAACCACGGTTACGTCTGTACTCGTTGTTAACGTGTATTCAACAAGCAGATAAAAGAAATAATGTACATATAAATAGCTCCTCGAGCTCTCCAAACTTGGCTAGCTCACCTGACTCGCAGATGTAGCGAAGGTTATGGGAGCAGGCAAAACGTTTCCATCCCTGGTTGTTCATGAGCCTCGTGGCCACGCAGTCTTTTCCGTCATCGTCTCGAGATGCCTGGCCGTTCAACCATCGACTGAACTTTCCCAGAGGGGAGCCGTCCGCGAAGTGGAAGCGCTGGCCCGCTGTTCCTGAAAGGTTCCTTCTCAAGCCGATCCAGAAGAAGCCAGTCGGGATTTTGGCGGACTTAATGGACTATGAACAGTGATAAATCAAAGCAAAGTTTATTGTCGTTTCCTGATAACACTTTTGAAGAGCACGTTGATGCTTCAAGAACGATCAATGTCGTGGTAAAGATTATCAAAATATTCTAGATATTCAAAAATATAATACGTAAAAAGGTAGGATACAtccccattcattcattcattcattcaatcaatcatctagcaatccatccatccaatcaTTCATCATTCCATCATTCACTCAATCatccatcattcattcattcatccattcaaatATCGAGTGGCATCACATATATCGTGAACGACTTGAAATCTAGACATTTCtgataaagaaagagaaaagtgGGACGTGGGCGTGTCAGGTGGCTCTAGGAAGGTGGGAGACTCAAGGGAAGACCTTAGGGTTAGGTTGGCGTCCTCTGCAGCGTGGAGGACGGCGTTTCCACCAGTTTTTCCGAGGCTTACGAAAGGCGACGCCTGGCGGAGAGCGGCAGTCCTTCAGGTGGTCCACGATTAAGTAAAGAGTTGAGGAAGTTGGAAGTAGGAGAGTAGTAAGTAAAAGAACACTATACTACAGTAACACAAAGATATAGACAGGAATGCAAAGGTATAACGTGATATTAGAAAGGATCAAAGTAATCAAATTATATAGTTGTACTGGTATCCTGGATAGAGCGTATATTGCACAAAGATTTTTGGTAACACTATGAGAAATTCCGATTGCTATACAATACATTCGTCCTGTCTATCTAAGCCAACAACCTTAACGATAttaaaaaatcatatccagtttctCGGGTAACTATTATCTGGCCAACCTTAACGATATTAGCTATAATTGCCGTGTCTGTATGCGAGTCAAAGTATCGGGTTGTAGCCGCTAACATGCAGAATTACAGATctctaatcatgcaaatatggCCGATCACAGAAGAGAAAGAGAAGTAAATCTGTCAGCTATGAGAAGGACAGAATTTCcacctttcgaaaaaaagaAGACGTGAAGCTTTAAACTATCTACGACACCACAATATCACTTTCAAGAAATACACAACGTCTAGTCACAGTATCAAAGATATTCACAAGAATTGCACACTCACAGAGAAAATCTGGGCGAGTCCATCCATAGTCTGAGCGTTCTTGAACAAGGCGAGTTGCCCCCCGTCCAGGGCAGAGCATCGCTCTACGGCAGTGTCGTAATCCACCTGGTGGTCCTTCCTTACGTCATAGCaacggttgccatggtgaaACGTCCCTTGACGACAGTGTCGCAAGGCTTGGGAAACATTAGAAATACTAACTTCGTTAAAGTTCACTTTTTAGGAGCTCAGCAAGATAATGTGGATGTGCTACCCGTCTACTATCGCCCATAAATCAAGAGTGTAAATCACTGAGCAACTTTCCGTAATATCTACGGGTAGATTGGTTTGCATATGTAATCAAGTGTTGTAAGCACCTTCCACAGCTCAACATATTTCCTAAACATTTCCTCTCTCGCCGAAGTACGAAATTTAACGTCTACTAACACGACTCCGCCACAAAGAGCGGTGTTATCAAGGCTTTGTCAACAATATCTGGAATACCTGAAGTATGCAAACCTCGGGGATTATTAATGCTGTAGATCTCTTCAAATTTTCTGggatttttttatcaatgtGACAGTCTTATGTTACCTGGCGAAGTTATGATACTAGACATTACACATATTTACGCCTTCTTACCTGGAGGACCTCCTCCCCTGCGGAGAGGGGGACGGGGTCCTTCCCGACCCTGACTCGCCATGACGGGGACCAGCAGCAGCCCGCTGAACACCGTTATCAGCCCTACACATCTGCCGGATCCCGCCATGCTCAGTGTGTTCTCTCGTCTGCATGCGCCACAAGAACACGCTTCTAAATCTCATACGCTGCAGCGAAAACCTCCAAAACCCGGGAATACACTGACTTTACATCCACGGGAGAGCGGGGCGGCTTGTTTTAAGTGTATTCGACTGagagaaaaatgttgaaataagaaaaagGCGGTGCTAAAACGTCTTAACGAAGTTTGAGATCAGGGGCGAAGCAAAGAGAACGCGAGGGGTGGTTAAGTACAAGTGACGTCAGAGCGTGGGAAACACTAATCCCCTTACCACAAACAATTGCGCCGCCGCAAATCTGAAAATGTTTCGTCTCAAGTTTCATCAGAGAGGTCTTATTAGAGTACATCCGGAAACAGTTGATTATGATTCAATAGAATGCCTCTCTTTATGATCACGTCGTCTTCACGGCTGTCAACATCCGCCTGTAGAAGACAGACCTTCGCTATGAATGAAAAAGAGTTTGAAATGGCCCCCAAGCCACCAAAATCTAGTTAGCCTCTCCGGAAAAAGACGAAAATCAAATTACATTGTCAGGTAGTTTGGAGTTCGTGTTAAGCTTGAAAGATCTTTCCCCTAGTAGACGCTTATTGGCCAAACAATGGAAGGGCAATGCGGTAGCGCCTCTGGCGGGGAATATTAGAAACGCCCCCTACCTACGAGCATTAGACATCTGTCACAGGTTCAGATTCCTGTATCAAGAGCTCGAGATGCCTCCCGGCTCTATCATCTGGAAACTTACCTTCGTGCCCAGAAGTTCAGAAGGTTTGTAGTCCCCTGACGTCACCTACAGTATTGCAGACTGTGATCGATCTTCAGTTCACAcagtaaggcccccattccactagacggcgatcgcgctgtgatctcgctgcgacctaaattgaatCCTTgaattcataattggaatagCATGTACAATTTAAAGATATGACTGAtaagacgacaaaacacacaaagcgtaaaaaatgtttgttttttttttaatcactgaaattcgttgagcactcgctcaaattttaggtcgcagcgacgtCGCCGCCCAAGTAGATTGCGGGTGTAATCAGAACATGAATCTGACCTGAATCTTGACCTGTTCACCGCCTCCCTGCCTGTAATCTCACAGCGGAGCGTACAGAGTATGACACATCAGCGGAGCGGAATGACCCTATTATCGCCAAATTACACGGCTCCACCTCTGTTCTCATATTGACAATGGATGGAGTGTGCTCTCAAAATTACGCGTGGAAAAATGTAGTCCCTAAACATCTTTAGCatggaagttcatctgtgttgagaAGTGACATTGTGAATAAAGACTGAACTTTACACAACCAACTCTTGGAAGAACTGGGACTTACCAAAATGATCGGCTTAACGGAACAAGGCGCTTTCATGGGTGAAATGTAGGTGACATTGCAGCATTGTGGTACAGTTAATCGCCAGTAAACCTCCTCTCATTATACCCATACCCTTCAGCGCCTCACTTGGATAATCCTCAAGGGTTTACAACATAAACCGTAGAGACTTCCAGAAACCTTATCTACGTATTACCCTCCAAAATATTAAGGGAGCACATCCCAGTCTATTTGGAATTTGAATTCTAGGCTGCAAACCCTCTAGTCTAGCtaccgtctcttccagggaatcaTTCttaagtaaatcaactgtgtatgggatgaaagcatATCCCTTCCGCTACTAGACCatctgagttttgtttcttcaacctctctaatttttaTGTCAAAAATGATGCGCAGTTCATACGCTTGTCAACCATGCTAGTATCtgatgtcagttcgaagcacattatgagaaatgtgaactcaaacccagcccctcgaaaccctttcgtcacttttttctcGCGCACAGAACTGGGGTGTACACCGTTAATGTTTCCACTGAGTCTCGTTGGACCTCCTTTGGTCGGCTAACCCCTCTGGTAGATTATTCATCccatttggctaatttctatgATTTTAGACCACAAAGGATCCTTAATCTACTCCAAGGTCTGTTTTTGCTACCTTTGCTGCATGACAAAGTAGGTGGCAAATATCTGCTATTCCCTGAACTTTGGCAAATGCCATTTTGTATCATTGTCTTGGCAATTCAGGCATTCCCCAAGGCGCACACGACTTCGCCAAGTCAGCTAGATCTCTGAAAGTTCAGGTTTCAGGTTGGCAGAATTTCAAATTAACTAAGTTAGTAACCGTTATAGATGACATGACCCTTGGGTCGGGACAAAAGACTGCGCTGTAAGAGAAGTTAAGTCCCGAGCCTGACGTGAAGCCGTGACCGGTGGGCTAACTCACTACAGCGGTACGGTAAAGTTAAGATCAAGCTTTTGCTCCCCTGCTCGAGATGGATGCGTCGCCACCACGTGAAAAATCGATGTTTCATCGCTGAAG contains the following coding sequences:
- the LOC136435315 gene encoding short transient receptor potential channel 4-like, which encodes MQGVHKTHNGETIIKTTCQTSAAASSKVFHLDEMESYGSQDGERAGQEIFSEERQSFLKGNSPLQRRFLCSVKGGDHEEVGEMLSRNRHDVSFIIDCLDTCGRSAVELATIRGDQEMVETLLRHGADLGDSLLYAVDMEKEDVITTLLNHTWPEGSGNITKKGTPKESLYPPHVTPVLLAAHRNNYSILQLLLERQFPLPSIGDISGSTDHRVMLDYYRAVTSPSYILLTSQDPFQTAFKVKEELNSIVSYLETGRGDFQELSVQLEKFTAELINFTRSPDEVMTVLNAGDKIEDIRGLRMRQLQRAITEFSDL
- the LOC136435056 gene encoding uncharacterized protein isoform X2, yielding MAGSGRCVGLITVFSGLLLVPVMASQGREGPRPPLRRGGGPPALRHCRQGTFHHGNRCYDVRKDHQVDYDTAVERCSALDGGQLALFKNAQTMDGLAQIFSSIKSAKIPTGFFWIGLRRNLSGTAGQRFHFADGSPLGKFSRWLNGQASRDDDGKDCVATRLMNNQGWKRFACSHNLRYICESEAKVRKDGEESTDNSLSTEVTTPGMSVGTTGSVDAYVTAGLAARQNAGTPTEQESLPAKQKAGEPKKSSVNMWLLLPGLQITGMLVLMVWGTLFAWKITEGGTRPVSATSNASVSAASDVPITERITKNFEDPE
- the LOC136435056 gene encoding uncharacterized protein isoform X1 — its product is MAGSGRCVGLITVFSGLLLVPVMASQGREGPRPPLRRGGGPPALRHCRQGTFHHGNRCYDVRKDHQVDYDTAVERCSALDGGQLALFKNAQTMDGLAQIFSDCRSPPGVAFRKPRKNWWKRRPPRCRGRQPNPKSIKSAKIPTGFFWIGLRRNLSGTAGQRFHFADGSPLGKFSRWLNGQASRDDDGKDCVATRLMNNQGWKRFACSHNLRYICESEAKVRKDGEESTDNSLSTEVTTPGMSVGTTGSVDAYVTAGLAARQNAGTPTEQESLPAKQKAGEPKKSSVNMWLLLPGLQITGMLVLMVWGTLFAWKITEGGTRPVSATSNASVSAASDVPITERITKNFEDPE
- the LOC136435055 gene encoding transient receptor potential-gamma protein-like; protein product: MAILYLVIPKTGLGQSMASPVVKYSMKAWSWGVFLGLLTSLNGDVESDGEYLLMGLYWCWVLGMAWEKMKEVWTVSVDAWNKWDLLLLLCHVTATGCFAGGLVAISRDPSLAASSDEWNPFFIGGDLLAIAVILSFARYMSMLMFSETIGPLLLSMNKMVMDIFKFIIVFFIIIVGFGTALQRLSTSPRPDSECLLKYDQAVQDQSQANNTNFNFTVNDFCDYGKFAHLHHSIFYLFGTLYGKFAFTDLDVTAPNAVQFPVVSTWLSRILFIVYITTSIIILLNMLIAMMSDSFSSVSSDAEVEWRFARSREMLKFIPKGRTLPPPFNLIPSPKSAWFFLKWIVLICCGRNASAQTENEIGLKQAMEKYKVTIDRLRTRYLLAYSLHRDQTVAN